The following proteins are encoded in a genomic region of Aminivibrio pyruvatiphilus:
- the lepB gene encoding signal peptidase I: MAAAAKPWWRETIETVLWALVLALVLRTFVVQAFWIPSGSMIPTLEVGDRVLVAKFWYHFTEPKRGQLFVFKYPVDPKRDFVKRIIGLPGDVLEIRGGLVYVNGQPLREEYVKNHDSFSLTAGPVFAEVPVKIPEGSYFAMGDNRPNSQDSRFWGFVPKQNIRGPVFFRYWPLNRIGTVD, translated from the coding sequence ATGGCGGCAGCGGCAAAACCATGGTGGAGGGAGACGATCGAGACGGTGCTGTGGGCACTCGTCCTCGCTCTCGTGCTCCGTACGTTTGTTGTTCAGGCGTTCTGGATCCCCAGCGGGTCCATGATCCCCACTCTCGAGGTGGGCGACCGCGTCCTCGTGGCGAAATTCTGGTATCACTTCACTGAGCCGAAGCGCGGACAGCTTTTTGTCTTCAAGTATCCCGTGGACCCCAAGCGGGATTTCGTGAAAAGAATCATCGGCCTTCCGGGAGACGTGCTCGAAATCCGGGGCGGGCTGGTCTACGTCAACGGACAGCCTCTCCGGGAGGAGTACGTTAAGAACCATGATTCTTTCTCCCTGACGGCGGGCCCCGTTTTTGCGGAGGTTCCGGTGAAGATTCCGGAGGGCAGCTATTTCGCCATGGGGGACAACCGTCCGAACTCGCAGGACAGCCGGTTCTGGGGATTCGTACCGAAGCAGAACATCCGGGGACCGGTGTTTTTCCGATACTGGCCCCTGAACAGGATCGGGACGGTGGACTGA